From Thermomonas sp. XSG, one genomic window encodes:
- a CDS encoding chemotaxis protein CheW — MSDIAYIIRGVLIQVADARLLLPNATIAEVLSYAAPEPLEAAPDWLLGRIRWRGWQLPLVSFARFAGIADEQGGLGSKVIVLKALGGNPKRPYFALLTQGFPRLVTVTEETLATQEESDGLPAGVLARVRLNENDAMVPDLAALEQHLHAALAAAA; from the coding sequence ATGTCCGACATCGCATACATCATCCGTGGCGTGCTCATCCAGGTGGCCGATGCACGCCTGCTGCTGCCCAACGCGACCATCGCCGAGGTGCTGTCCTACGCCGCCCCGGAACCATTGGAGGCCGCGCCGGACTGGCTGCTGGGCCGGATCCGCTGGCGCGGCTGGCAGCTGCCGCTGGTGTCGTTCGCGCGCTTCGCCGGCATCGCCGACGAGCAGGGCGGCCTGGGCAGCAAGGTGATCGTGCTGAAGGCGTTGGGCGGCAATCCGAAGCGGCCCTACTTCGCCCTGCTGACCCAGGGCTTCCCGCGGCTGGTGACGGTGACCGAGGAGACGCTGGCGACGCAGGAGGAAAGCGACGGGCTTCCAGCCGGCGTGCTGGCTCGCGTGCGCCTGAACGAGAACGACGCGATGGTGCCGGACCTGGCCGCGCTGGAGCAGCACCTGCACGCCGCGCTGGCGGCAGCTGCCTGA
- a CDS encoding adenosylmethionine--8-amino-7-oxononanoate transaminase, producing the protein MIAAADDWRARDLAVLWHPCTQMREHPHALPLFPVQRGEGAWLVGFDGRRVLDGVSSWWTNLHGHAEPRIAAAIGRQAGTLEQVILAGCSHAPAVELAERLLAVAPCQAGRDPLAKVFYADNGSAGVEVALKMAFHWFHNRGVEGRTKFVALTGSYHGETLGALSVGDIPLYRRVYAPLLLETLFAASPDAFGARDEAEAIACAERAADALADLLDAHGGEVCALIVEPLLQCAGGMRMHHPRYLQRARALCDAHGVFLIADEIATGFGRTGSLFACQQAGIQPDLLCLSKGLTGGFLPLCAVLATQAIYDGFLDDSRERAFLHSHSYSGNPLACAAALASLDILEGEDVVARNRATAVKMAALSAPFRAHPAVAEVRQTGMVVAIELHPETGNGEDGHAVEIAGRRGLRMYRAALEAGVLLRPLGDVLYWMPPYCIDDAQLEQLAAATRAALAEAST; encoded by the coding sequence ATGATAGCCGCCGCAGATGACTGGCGGGCACGCGACCTGGCCGTGCTCTGGCATCCCTGCACGCAGATGCGCGAGCACCCGCATGCGCTGCCGCTGTTTCCGGTGCAGCGCGGCGAGGGCGCATGGCTGGTGGGGTTCGACGGCAGGCGCGTCCTCGACGGCGTCAGCAGCTGGTGGACCAACCTGCACGGCCACGCCGAGCCTCGCATCGCCGCGGCCATCGGCCGGCAAGCCGGCACGCTGGAGCAAGTGATCCTGGCCGGCTGCTCGCATGCACCGGCGGTGGAACTGGCCGAACGCCTGCTGGCGGTTGCCCCGTGCCAGGCCGGACGCGACCCGCTGGCCAAGGTGTTCTACGCCGACAACGGCTCGGCGGGCGTGGAAGTGGCGCTGAAGATGGCCTTCCATTGGTTCCACAACCGCGGCGTCGAGGGGCGCACCAAATTCGTGGCGCTGACCGGCAGCTACCACGGCGAGACGCTGGGCGCGCTGTCGGTGGGCGACATCCCGCTGTACCGGCGGGTGTACGCGCCTTTGCTGCTGGAAACCCTGTTCGCGGCGTCGCCGGATGCCTTCGGTGCGCGCGACGAAGCCGAGGCCATCGCCTGCGCCGAGCGTGCCGCCGACGCCCTGGCCGACCTGCTGGACGCGCACGGCGGTGAGGTCTGCGCCCTGATCGTGGAGCCGCTGCTGCAGTGTGCCGGCGGCATGCGCATGCACCATCCCCGCTACCTCCAGCGCGCGCGCGCGCTCTGCGATGCACATGGCGTGTTCCTGATCGCCGACGAGATCGCCACCGGCTTCGGCCGTACCGGCAGCCTGTTCGCCTGCCAGCAGGCAGGCATCCAGCCGGATCTTCTCTGCCTGTCGAAAGGACTGACCGGCGGCTTCCTGCCGCTGTGCGCGGTGCTGGCCACGCAGGCCATTTACGACGGTTTTCTCGACGATTCGCGCGAGCGCGCCTTTCTCCACTCGCACAGCTACAGCGGCAACCCGCTGGCCTGCGCGGCGGCGCTGGCCTCGCTGGACATCCTCGAGGGCGAAGACGTGGTGGCGCGCAACCGCGCCACCGCGGTGAAGATGGCCGCACTGAGCGCGCCGTTCCGGGCGCACCCGGCGGTGGCGGAAGTACGCCAGACCGGGATGGTGGTGGCGATCGAGCTGCATCCGGAAACCGGCAACGGCGAGGACGGCCACGCGGTGGAGATCGCCGGGCGCCGCGGCCTGCGCATGTACCGCGCGGCGCTCGAGGCCGGCGTGCTGCTGCGCCCGCTGGGCGACGTGCTGTACTGGATGCCGCCCTATTGCATCGACGATGCGCAGCTGGAGCAGCTGGCGGCGGCCACCCGCGCCGCGCTGGCGGAGGCATCCACGTGA
- a CDS encoding chemotaxis protein CheB, whose product MSARRVLVLARAGAARDRTEAALRQAGAVLAGVLDPAGADEAQVRAAASDAVLVVLDPVAEAALEKFDAVLADPSLLVLFDDAEVAARRDGWEAARWARHLTAKLQGHRDVLPAPPGGAPARDFEQEMHDLTMEVAALQPLAPAAVGSAVALPDGAVVVAAGIGGPDAVRQLLGELPEDFPRPVLLRQRIEGGQYDRLVRQMQRAARMPVVLASAGEPLRRGHVHVMPDHLDVGEAPAGLHFVEVAGEPRFAALRPGDSAMLLLSGAAPALVDAALAMRMAGGLALGQATENCFDPAASQALAARGGEADSLAGMSRQLLQRWPA is encoded by the coding sequence ATGAGCGCGCGCCGCGTGCTGGTGCTGGCACGGGCGGGGGCCGCGCGCGACCGCACCGAAGCGGCGCTGCGACAGGCCGGCGCGGTGCTGGCGGGGGTGTTGGACCCGGCCGGCGCAGACGAAGCGCAGGTTCGCGCGGCCGCGTCGGACGCGGTGCTGGTGGTGCTGGATCCGGTTGCCGAAGCGGCGCTGGAGAAGTTCGACGCGGTGCTGGCCGACCCGTCTCTGCTGGTGCTGTTCGACGACGCCGAAGTGGCGGCCCGCCGGGATGGCTGGGAAGCGGCACGCTGGGCGCGCCATCTGACCGCCAAGCTGCAGGGCCACCGCGACGTGCTGCCGGCGCCGCCCGGCGGCGCCCCGGCGCGCGACTTCGAACAGGAAATGCACGACCTCACGATGGAGGTGGCGGCGTTGCAACCGCTCGCACCGGCGGCGGTGGGCTCGGCAGTTGCCCTGCCGGATGGCGCGGTGGTGGTTGCGGCCGGTATCGGCGGGCCGGACGCGGTGCGCCAGCTGCTCGGCGAACTGCCGGAGGATTTTCCGCGCCCCGTGCTGCTGCGGCAGCGCATCGAAGGCGGCCAGTACGATCGCCTGGTCCGGCAGATGCAGCGTGCCGCACGCATGCCCGTAGTGCTGGCCAGTGCCGGTGAACCGCTGCGCCGCGGCCACGTCCACGTGATGCCCGACCACCTCGACGTCGGCGAGGCGCCGGCCGGCCTGCACTTCGTGGAGGTTGCCGGTGAACCCCGATTCGCGGCACTGCGACCCGGTGACAGCGCCATGCTGCTGCTCAGCGGCGCGGCGCCGGCGCTGGTCGACGCCGCGCTGGCGATGCGCATGGCCGGCGGCCTGGCGTTGGGGCAGGCCACCGAGAACTGTTTTGATCCCGCCGCCAGCCAGGCGCTGGCGGCACGCGGCGGCGAAGCGGACAGCCTCGCCGGGATGTCCCGTCAACTGCTGCAACGCTGGCCTGCCTGA
- a CDS encoding hybrid sensor histidine kinase/response regulator: MTTALRDAIDHTALGWVKPEIDETLRQARIELEGFADNPGDPLPMETCMGHLHQVQGTLQMLELQAPAMVAGEMEQLATALRDSATGDRDEALAVLMRGMVQLPDYLERLQGGHRDIPIVLLPLINELRAARGVPALGQEALPRLLDAPTEAELEHARGSLAGRNRALLDTVSTAIKEDLLKVKDALDLHLRGSRDNVQELQAQAEALDRIGDTLGMLGLDSARGVVQEQRRIVHDIASGVRPPAESDLLEVAGALLYIDHSLDDQVAQLGSGSAEGDAGGLLAQESRKVMGALTRAAVTNFAEVRNAFVAFVETDWSHSALEAVPRLLAEVSGAMRMLERPEPAAYLEALRRYSQVELIDRAQVPGGRQLDTLADALSSMEYFLETLHDPHGQRLDLLEKTRVSLEALHYWPLPELAPAAPAAPAVTPDAEAAEAIEDAEALPSAPAAQAQDEMVAEEEPVAAPAEVAVSVAPATVAMAAGFESAGDEIDDEIREIFLEEFEDEINNLDGLLPVWKLTPDDADTLRPIRRVFHTLKGSGRLVGAKVLGEFAWHVENMLNRVLDGSRPASHAVVAYVGQARGVLPQLHAALRGESAVAVDIPAMEAIADRLAAGEDVVMSAPPTAQAAPVQVDAAEETAVAVEAGTQVVAVDPVLLEILGTEVGGHLETVDAWLAQARTGDAVATDALVRAIHTLNGAFAMTEVPSVTAFTAPAEGYAKRLLAAHAVAGAEGVAALGAVAEAVRASTRALQESPAQVPVFTALAERMAALRDALPEASLPFVEAGSPMDGEADAASLAAERAEAERLAAEEAARQEAERIAAAEAEAARLAAEQAEAERLAAEEAARQEAERIAAAEAEAARLAAEQAEAERLAAEEAARQEAERIAAAEAEAARLAAEQAEAERLAAEEAARQEAERIAAAEAEAARLAAEQAEAARLAAEEAARQEAERVAAEEAARQEAERIAAAEAEAARLAAEQAEVERLAAEEAARQEAERAAAEENARTEAERIAAAEAARAAAEQAEAERLAAEEATHQEAERIAAEAAAHAEAERLAAQEAERQAAEEAARLEGERIAAEAAEAARVAAEQAEAERLAAEEAARQEAERIAAEEAEVARLAAEQAEAERLAAEEAARAESERLAAEEAARREAERVEAERIAAARAEAERLEAERAAARRAEAERAEAERRTAEAAAAARAREQAALAALQATAGASEDPDEALDTSELDLELVDIFVEEAGDLLDHSDGLLAKLRETPDDNELVVGLQRDLHTLKGGARMAGMMPAGELGHAMESLLEAVAAQKVDFGTDGVPLLERGFDRLHGMITRIAARRALGMPEALIEEFNARAEQRPATVAVPAAGAGPAKAAQPAAKIELKPLSAPMGQDGFGEDEDIGVRAPQEQVRIRADLLDRLVNYAGEVAIYRARLEQQLAAFRSTAAEMEQTNLRLRDQLRRLDSETEAQIIARFQREHDTGNEAFDPLELDRFSTLQQLSRALAESAADLQSLHGSMDDLTRQYETLLTQQSRVSSDLQEGLMRTRMLPFDSLVPRLRRVIRQAAAETGKQAQLKLDGAQGELDRNVLERMTAPLEHMLRNAIAHGLEAPEARRAAGKPEEGSIRVAVRREGSEVVLQISDDGTGLNRAAIRARGVERGLVAADAQLTDVELDQLIMQPGFSTAETVSRLAGRGVGMDVVASEVRQLGGTIDIASQPGQGTVFTLRLPQTLAVTQAVFVKIGETEYAVPIASVRGVGRIAREDLAKQGGSYRYGGEDYVLHDLGTLVGAAPARAEGHLQMPLLLVGSGELRAAVAIDQVLGSREIVVKTGGPQLTSVPGIFGATIMGDGRVVVILDVAPLVRRQAAATPADDEVTHVAGTQRRVPLVMVVDDSVTMRKVTGRVLERHSLEVATAKDGLDALERMADIVPDLMLLDIEMPRMDGYELATAMKADPRLRDVPIVMITSRTGDKHRQRAFEIGVERYLGKPYQEVELMRNVFELLGLEHAGAGTEQ; the protein is encoded by the coding sequence ATGACCACGGCGTTGCGGGATGCCATCGACCACACCGCGCTCGGCTGGGTGAAGCCGGAGATCGACGAGACCCTGCGCCAGGCGCGGATCGAACTCGAAGGCTTCGCCGACAACCCCGGCGATCCGCTGCCCATGGAAACCTGCATGGGTCACCTGCACCAGGTGCAGGGCACGCTGCAGATGCTGGAGCTGCAGGCGCCGGCGATGGTGGCCGGCGAGATGGAGCAGTTGGCCACCGCGCTGCGCGACAGTGCCACCGGCGACCGCGACGAGGCGCTGGCCGTGCTGATGCGCGGCATGGTGCAGCTGCCGGACTACCTGGAACGCCTGCAGGGCGGGCACCGCGACATCCCGATCGTGCTGCTGCCGCTGATCAACGAACTGCGCGCCGCGCGTGGCGTCCCCGCACTGGGGCAGGAGGCCTTGCCGCGGTTGCTGGATGCGCCCACCGAGGCGGAGCTGGAACACGCCCGCGGCAGCCTGGCCGGGCGCAACCGCGCGCTGCTGGACACGGTGTCCACGGCGATCAAGGAAGACCTGCTGAAGGTCAAGGATGCGCTCGACCTGCACCTGCGCGGCAGCCGTGACAACGTGCAGGAACTGCAGGCACAGGCGGAGGCACTGGACCGGATCGGCGATACCTTGGGCATGCTCGGTCTCGACAGCGCCCGTGGCGTGGTGCAGGAGCAGCGCCGGATCGTCCACGACATCGCCAGTGGCGTGCGGCCGCCGGCGGAGAGCGACCTGCTGGAAGTCGCCGGTGCGCTGCTCTACATCGACCATTCGCTCGACGACCAGGTGGCCCAGCTCGGCAGCGGCAGCGCCGAAGGCGATGCCGGCGGCCTGCTGGCGCAGGAATCGCGGAAGGTCATGGGGGCGCTGACGCGCGCCGCAGTGACCAACTTCGCGGAAGTACGCAATGCGTTCGTGGCCTTCGTCGAAACCGACTGGAGCCATTCCGCGCTGGAAGCCGTCCCGCGGCTGCTGGCCGAAGTGTCGGGCGCGATGCGCATGCTCGAGCGCCCGGAGCCGGCGGCCTACCTGGAAGCGCTGCGCCGCTACAGCCAGGTGGAACTGATCGACCGCGCGCAGGTGCCCGGCGGGCGCCAGCTCGATACGCTGGCCGACGCACTGTCCAGCATGGAGTACTTCCTCGAGACCCTGCACGATCCGCATGGCCAGCGCTTGGACCTGCTGGAGAAAACCCGCGTCAGCCTGGAAGCACTGCATTACTGGCCGCTGCCGGAGCTTGCGCCTGCCGCGCCTGCCGCGCCTGCCGTGACGCCGGATGCAGAGGCAGCCGAGGCCATCGAGGACGCCGAGGCCCTGCCAAGCGCTCCTGCCGCGCAAGCGCAGGACGAGATGGTTGCCGAGGAGGAACCCGTTGCAGCACCTGCCGAGGTGGCGGTCAGCGTCGCCCCGGCGACGGTGGCAATGGCGGCCGGCTTCGAATCCGCCGGCGACGAGATCGATGACGAGATCCGCGAGATCTTCCTCGAGGAATTCGAGGACGAGATCAACAACCTGGACGGCCTGCTGCCGGTCTGGAAGCTGACCCCGGACGATGCCGACACGCTGCGTCCGATCCGCCGCGTGTTCCACACCCTGAAGGGCAGCGGCCGTCTGGTCGGCGCCAAGGTGCTGGGCGAGTTCGCTTGGCACGTCGAGAACATGCTCAACCGCGTGCTGGATGGTTCGCGTCCGGCCAGCCATGCCGTGGTCGCATACGTGGGTCAGGCGCGCGGCGTGCTGCCGCAGTTGCATGCCGCCCTGCGTGGGGAAAGCGCGGTCGCCGTCGACATCCCGGCAATGGAGGCGATCGCCGACAGGCTGGCGGCGGGCGAAGACGTGGTGATGTCTGCGCCGCCGACGGCGCAGGCCGCGCCGGTACAGGTCGACGCGGCCGAGGAAACGGCTGTGGCGGTGGAAGCGGGCACGCAGGTGGTCGCGGTCGATCCGGTGCTGCTGGAGATCCTCGGCACCGAGGTCGGCGGGCATCTGGAAACCGTGGATGCCTGGCTGGCGCAGGCGCGTACCGGCGATGCCGTGGCCACCGATGCGCTGGTACGGGCCATCCACACGCTCAATGGCGCCTTCGCGATGACCGAGGTGCCCTCGGTGACCGCGTTCACCGCGCCTGCCGAAGGCTATGCCAAGCGCCTGCTGGCCGCACATGCGGTCGCCGGCGCCGAGGGCGTCGCGGCGCTGGGCGCGGTTGCCGAGGCGGTGCGAGCTTCGACCCGCGCATTGCAGGAAAGCCCGGCGCAGGTGCCGGTGTTCACGGCGCTGGCGGAACGGATGGCGGCATTGCGCGATGCATTGCCCGAGGCCAGTCTGCCGTTCGTCGAGGCCGGATCCCCCATGGATGGCGAAGCCGATGCCGCGAGTCTCGCGGCCGAGCGGGCGGAAGCCGAGCGCCTCGCTGCGGAAGAGGCTGCGCGCCAGGAAGCCGAACGCATTGCCGCGGCGGAAGCTGAAGCTGCACGTCTTGCGGCCGAGCAGGCGGAAGCCGAGCGTCTGGCGGCGGAGGAGGCTGCGCGCCAGGAAGCCGAACGCATTGCCGCGGCGGAAGCTGAAGCTGCACGTCTTGCGGCCGAGCAGGCGGAAGCCGAGCGTCTGGCAGCGGAGGAGGCTGCGCGCCAGGAAGCCGAACGCATTGCCGCGGCGGAAGCCGAAGCTGCACGTCTCGCGGCCGAGCAGGCCGAAGCCGAGCGCCTCGCTGCGGAAGAGGCTGCGCGCCAGGAAGCCGAACGCATTGCCGCGGCGGAAGCCGAAGCTGCACGTCTCGCGGCCGAGCAGGCCGAAGCCGCGCGTCTGGCGGCGGAGGAGGCTGCGCGCCAGGAAGCCGAACGCGTTGCTGCGGAAGAAGCCGCGCGCCAGGAGGCCGAACGCATTGCCGCGGCGGAAGCCGAAGCTGCACGTCTCGCGGCCGAGCAGGCCGAGGTCGAGCGCCTCGCCGCGGAAGAGGCAGCCCGTCAGGAGGCCGAACGCGCCGCTGCGGAGGAAAACGCCCGCACCGAGGCCGAGCGCATCGCAGCGGCGGAAGCCGCGCGCGCCGCGGCCGAACAGGCTGAAGCCGAGCGTCTGGCAGCGGAAGAAGCCACGCATCAGGAGGCGGAGCGGATTGCCGCGGAGGCAGCTGCCCATGCCGAGGCCGAGCGCCTTGCCGCGCAAGAAGCCGAACGCCAGGCGGCCGAGGAGGCCGCGCGGCTCGAGGGCGAGCGCATCGCCGCGGAAGCGGCGGAGGCTGCGCGTGTCGCGGCCGAGCAGGCCGAAGCCGAGCGCCTCGCGGCGGAAGAGGCCGCGCGCCAGGAGGCCGAACGCATCGCTGCGGAAGAAGCCGAAGTCGCACGGCTCGCGGCCGAGCAGGCCGAGGCCGAGCGCCTTGCTGCCGAAGAAGCGGCGCGCGCGGAATCCGAGCGCCTCGCCGCGGAAGAGGCGGCCAGGCGCGAGGCCGAGCGCGTCGAAGCAGAACGCATCGCCGCCGCGCGCGCCGAGGCAGAGCGTCTCGAGGCCGAACGTGCCGCCGCGCGCCGCGCGGAGGCCGAGCGCGCCGAGGCGGAACGTCGCACTGCCGAAGCCGCCGCCGCTGCCAGGGCACGCGAGCAGGCTGCGCTGGCTGCGCTGCAGGCGACCGCCGGTGCCAGTGAAGATCCTGACGAGGCGCTGGATACCAGCGAGCTGGATCTGGAACTGGTCGACATCTTCGTAGAGGAAGCCGGCGACCTGCTGGACCACTCCGACGGCCTGTTGGCGAAGCTGCGGGAGACGCCGGACGACAACGAACTGGTGGTGGGCCTGCAGCGCGACCTGCACACGCTCAAGGGCGGTGCGCGCATGGCCGGCATGATGCCCGCCGGCGAACTGGGCCACGCCATGGAGTCGCTGCTGGAGGCGGTGGCAGCGCAGAAGGTCGACTTCGGTACTGACGGCGTGCCGCTGCTGGAGCGCGGCTTCGACCGCCTGCACGGCATGATCACGCGCATCGCCGCGCGCCGCGCGCTGGGCATGCCGGAAGCGCTGATCGAGGAATTCAACGCGCGTGCGGAACAGCGTCCGGCCACGGTTGCCGTGCCGGCTGCCGGCGCCGGGCCGGCGAAGGCGGCGCAGCCCGCCGCGAAGATCGAACTCAAGCCGCTGTCCGCGCCGATGGGCCAGGACGGGTTCGGCGAGGACGAGGACATCGGCGTGCGCGCGCCGCAGGAACAGGTGCGCATCCGCGCCGACCTGCTCGACCGGCTGGTGAACTACGCCGGCGAAGTCGCCATCTACCGTGCGCGCCTGGAACAGCAGCTGGCCGCGTTCCGCAGCACCGCGGCTGAAATGGAGCAGACCAACCTGCGCCTGCGCGACCAGCTGCGTCGCCTGGATTCGGAAACCGAAGCGCAGATCATCGCCCGCTTCCAGCGCGAGCACGACACCGGCAACGAAGCCTTCGACCCGCTCGAGCTCGACCGCTTCAGCACCCTGCAGCAGCTCTCCCGCGCGCTGGCCGAATCGGCGGCCGACTTGCAGAGCCTGCACGGGTCGATGGATGACCTGACCCGCCAGTACGAAACCCTGCTTACCCAGCAGTCGCGAGTCAGCTCCGATCTGCAGGAAGGCCTCATGCGCACGCGCATGCTGCCGTTCGACTCGCTGGTACCGCGTCTACGCCGGGTCATCCGCCAGGCCGCCGCGGAAACGGGCAAGCAGGCGCAACTCAAGCTGGATGGCGCGCAGGGCGAACTCGACCGCAACGTGCTGGAGCGCATGACCGCCCCGCTGGAGCACATGCTGCGCAATGCCATCGCGCACGGACTGGAAGCGCCGGAGGCGCGCCGCGCCGCCGGCAAGCCGGAAGAGGGCAGCATCCGGGTCGCGGTGCGCCGCGAAGGTTCTGAAGTGGTCCTGCAGATTTCCGACGACGGCACGGGCCTCAACCGCGCGGCGATCCGGGCGCGTGGCGTCGAGCGCGGGCTGGTTGCCGCGGACGCACAGCTGACCGACGTCGAGCTCGACCAGCTGATCATGCAGCCCGGCTTCTCCACCGCCGAAACCGTCAGCCGGCTGGCCGGCCGTGGCGTCGGCATGGACGTGGTCGCCAGCGAGGTCCGCCAGCTGGGCGGCACCATCGATATCGCTTCGCAACCCGGCCAGGGCACGGTCTTCACCCTGCGCCTGCCGCAGACCCTGGCGGTGACGCAGGCGGTCTTCGTCAAGATCGGCGAAACCGAGTACGCGGTGCCGATCGCCTCGGTGCGCGGCGTCGGCCGCATCGCCCGCGAGGATCTGGCCAAGCAGGGCGGCAGCTATCGGTATGGCGGCGAGGACTACGTGCTGCACGACCTGGGCACGCTGGTCGGCGCCGCGCCGGCGCGTGCCGAAGGGCACCTGCAGATGCCGCTGCTGCTGGTCGGCTCGGGCGAACTGCGCGCGGCGGTGGCGATCGACCAGGTGCTGGGCAGCCGCGAAATCGTGGTCAAGACCGGCGGTCCGCAGCTGACTTCGGTGCCGGGCATCTTCGGCGCCACCATCATGGGCGATGGCCGCGTGGTGGTGATCCTGGACGTGGCACCGCTGGTGCGTCGTCAGGCCGCGGCGACGCCGGCGGATGACGAGGTCACCCACGTTGCCGGCACCCAGCGGCGGGTGCCGCTGGTCATGGTGGTGGACGACTCCGTCACCATGCGCAAGGTCACCGGTCGCGTGTTGGAGCGCCACAGCCTCGAGGTGGCCACGGCAAAGGATGGCCTGGATGCGCTGGAGCGGATGGCCGACATCGTGCCGGACCTGATGCTTCTGGACATCGAAATGCCGCGCATGGATGGCTACGAGCTGGCGACCGCGATGAAGGCGGATCCGCGCCTGCGCGACGTGCCGATCGTGATGATCACGTCGCGTACCGGCGACAAGCATCGTCAGCGCGCCTTCGAGATCGGCGTGGAGCGTTACCTCGGCAAGCCGTACCAGGAAGTCGAGCTGATGCGTAACGTGTTCGAGCTGTTGGGGCTGGAGCACGCGGGCGCCGGAACCGAGCAATGA
- a CDS encoding 16S rRNA (uracil(1498)-N(3))-methyltransferase codes for MRLTRSFVAQPLPVGSTIALPEDAAAHLVRVLRLQAGDPCVLFNGDGFDCDARIASVGKREVLADIVASRPVDNESPLAITLLQGIARGEKMDLILQKATELGVTRILPVSSERSEVKLDAQRADKRVAHWREVVVSACEQSGRARVPEVAAPQPLAQAAALRQGRGFILDPFAQQALSALQGSELPACTLAIGPEGGWSPRDREQLVAAGFEGLRLGPRILRTETAGIAAIAALQAMVGDLG; via the coding sequence ATGCGCCTGACCCGCAGCTTCGTCGCCCAGCCGTTGCCCGTCGGCAGCACCATCGCCCTGCCCGAGGACGCCGCCGCCCATCTGGTGCGGGTGCTGCGCCTGCAGGCGGGGGATCCCTGCGTGTTGTTCAACGGTGACGGCTTCGACTGCGACGCGCGCATCGCCTCGGTCGGTAAGCGCGAGGTGCTGGCGGACATCGTCGCCAGTCGCCCGGTCGACAACGAATCGCCGCTCGCCATCACCCTGCTGCAGGGCATCGCCCGCGGCGAGAAGATGGATCTGATCCTGCAGAAGGCGACCGAGCTTGGGGTCACCCGCATCCTGCCGGTGTCCAGCGAACGCAGCGAAGTGAAACTGGATGCGCAGCGCGCCGACAAGCGCGTGGCGCACTGGCGCGAAGTGGTGGTATCGGCCTGCGAACAGAGTGGTCGCGCCCGCGTCCCGGAAGTGGCCGCGCCGCAGCCGTTGGCGCAGGCCGCGGCGCTGCGCCAGGGGCGCGGCTTCATCCTCGATCCGTTTGCGCAGCAGGCACTGTCGGCGCTGCAAGGCAGCGAACTGCCTGCCTGCACGCTGGCCATCGGCCCCGAAGGTGGTTGGTCACCGCGCGACCGCGAACAGCTGGTAGCGGCGGGATTCGAGGGACTGCGGCTGGGCCCGCGCATCCTACGCACGGAAACCGCGGGCATCGCTGCGATTGCCGCGCTGCAGGCGATGGTTGGGGATTTGGGCTGA